CATACCTTGGTCGGTGCGGGCGGCGCGGCAGGTACCGGCGATGCGGCCAATCTATTAAAACCGGCGCTGGCACGCGGTCAATTGCGTACCGTGGCGGCCACTACCTGGGCGGAATATAAAAAACATATCGAAAAAGACCCGGCCTTGACCCGACGTTTTCAGGTCGTGCAAGTGTTGGAGCCTAGCGAAGCTAAAGCCATCGGCATGATGCGCGGCGTGGTCTCGGTGCAGGAAAAACATCACCAGGTGTTGATTCTGGATGAAGCGCTGGAAGCGGCCGTCAAACTATCCCATCGCTATATCCCGGCCCGACAATTACCGGACAAGGCCGTCAGTTTACTGGACACCGCCTGTGCCCGGGTCGGCATCAGCCAACACGCGGTGCCCGCCGAAGTGGACGACTGCCGTAAACGCATAGAAGCTTTGGAAACTGAGTTGGCGATTATCGGCCGGGAAAAAGCCGTCGGTGTCGAAGTGGCTGCGCGGGAGCAAGTGGCTAACGAAAAATTGGCTGCCGAACAGGAACGGCTGGCTGGTCTGGAACAGCGTTGGAATGCCGAGAAGGAATTGGTCGGCAAGATTTTGGAATTGCGCGGCAAACTCAGATCGGCTGGACACGCTGTCGATACAGCCGAACCGGCGGAAGGCGATGCTGGTAGCGAAGCCAATGATCGCGACGCCTGGCTGACCGAATTAAAAGCCTTGCAGGCTCAACTCCACGCACAACAAGGCGAGTCGCCGCTAATTTTGCCAACCGTCGATCAGCAGGCTGTAGGCGCTGTTGTGCAAGATTGGACCGGCATTCCGGTTGGCCGGATGGTCAAAAATGAAATCGAAACGGTACTGAAGCTGCCGGATTTGCTGGAGCAGCGCATCATCGGCCAACGCCACGCACTGGAGATGATAGCCAAGCGCATCCAGACTTCGCGCGCCGGGCTGGATAATCCGAACAAGCCCATCGGCGTATTCATGCTGGCCGGTACTTCCGGTGTGGGTAAGACCGAAACCGCGTTGGCGCTAGCCGAAACCTTATATGGCGGCGAGCAAAACGTCATCACCATCAACATGAGCGAATACCAGGAAGCGCATACCGTTTCCACCCTGAAAGGCGCGCCTCCGGGCTATGTCGGTTACGGCGAAGGTGGGGTGTTGACCGAAGCGGTAAGGCGCCGCCCCTACAGCGTGGTATTGCTGGACGAAGTGGAAAAAGCCCACCCCGATGTGCACGAGATATTCTTCCAGGTGTTCGACAAAGGCTGGATGGAAGACGGCGAAGGTCGGGTGATAGATTTCAAAAATACCTTGATCTTGCTGACCACCAATGCCGGCACCGACCTGATTGCCAACTTGTGCAAAGACCCGGATTTAATGCCGGAGCCGGAAGGCATTGCCAAGGCTTTGCGCGAACCCTTGTTAAAAGTGTTTCCGCCTGCGTTGCTGGGTCGTTTGGTAGTGATTCCGTACTACCCGCTCAACGACGAAATGATAGGCGCAATCGCCCGGTTGCAATTGGGCCGAATCAAAAAGCGCGTCGAAGAATCGCACAAAGTCCCGTTCAGTTACGACGACGAAGTCATCAAACTGATTGCCAGTCGCTGCACTGAGTTGGAAAGCGGCGGACGGATGATAGACGCCATTTTGACCAATACCGTGTTGCCGAAGATTAGCGAGGAGTTTTTAACAAGGATGATGGAGGGCCGCGAGATTGGGCGGGTACATGTGCAGGTTATTGGTGGGGAGTTTGGCTATGACTTTGAATCTTTGTAATGCGAATACTAAGAATTTTTTATAAGGGAGGTTGAGATGCCAGTATCTAAAAGTGATGCAATCGCGGCAGCCAAGGCGCTTAACGGCTCTGTCAATGCTGTAGTCAATAATGCTAAGTACCATGACAAGAGTCATTGGAGCAAGCAGAACGCGATTGCTGCCTTGAATTACAAACCGGTGTGTGGCTACTACTGGAGAAAAGAGGTCAAGGAAAAGTGGACCAAAAAGGGAGATCAAAGCGATTCAACGTATGAAAAGCCCACGCCCAAGAAGCTCAAGCTGTATACACAGGCGAAGGAAATATCCTTCCACGCTGTCGGGATAAACGATTGCTGGAGGCTCCTTAGCCATGCCTTGGGGCAGGCTTCGATAAGTAATGGTGAATTCAGGGAGGGAGATGCCGGCACACGAGTTGTTGTTGCTACGGAGTT
The window above is part of the Methylomonas sp. ZR1 genome. Proteins encoded here:
- the tssH gene encoding type VI secretion system ATPase TssH — protein: MAEISRVKLFGKLNKVCYKAVEGATVFCKLRGNPYVELVHWLSQLLQLQDSDLHRLVKHYGLDASVIAKDVTNALDRLPRGSTAISDFSPHIEDSVERGWVFGTLLFGESQVRSGHLLVGMLKTKSLRNELLGISKEFEKLKPDTVSDELPKIVSGSPEDGLVANDGSLVGATPGEASGAIAPAAMGKQEALKQFTVDLTEQARNGKIDPIVGREEEIRQVIDILMRRRQNNPILTGEAGVGKTAVVEGFALKIVAGDVPPSLRDVSLRTLDVGLLQAGASMKGEFENRLRQVIEEVQASPKPIILFIDEAHTLVGAGGAAGTGDAANLLKPALARGQLRTVAATTWAEYKKHIEKDPALTRRFQVVQVLEPSEAKAIGMMRGVVSVQEKHHQVLILDEALEAAVKLSHRYIPARQLPDKAVSLLDTACARVGISQHAVPAEVDDCRKRIEALETELAIIGREKAVGVEVAAREQVANEKLAAEQERLAGLEQRWNAEKELVGKILELRGKLRSAGHAVDTAEPAEGDAGSEANDRDAWLTELKALQAQLHAQQGESPLILPTVDQQAVGAVVQDWTGIPVGRMVKNEIETVLKLPDLLEQRIIGQRHALEMIAKRIQTSRAGLDNPNKPIGVFMLAGTSGVGKTETALALAETLYGGEQNVITINMSEYQEAHTVSTLKGAPPGYVGYGEGGVLTEAVRRRPYSVVLLDEVEKAHPDVHEIFFQVFDKGWMEDGEGRVIDFKNTLILLTTNAGTDLIANLCKDPDLMPEPEGIAKALREPLLKVFPPALLGRLVVIPYYPLNDEMIGAIARLQLGRIKKRVEESHKVPFSYDDEVIKLIASRCTELESGGRMIDAILTNTVLPKISEEFLTRMMEGREIGRVHVQVIGGEFGYDFESL